The Candidatus Thermoplasmatota archaeon sequence TCGTTACAAATATACCCTTTGTTATCTTAACATGTAACTCTTTTCTTTTTGGCAATTTTTCTATAACAGCATCGACTATCCCCTTAATACCCTCTATTTTTAAGTCGAGATATCCCACATCCTCATGTATCCCTAAAATCTTGGTATCATCTAGCCTAACTGGTAGTATGAACTCTGTTTTTCTCTTTTTTGCCTCTCCCCTCGCGATGGAGAATTCAAAGTCGGTCCAATCTTTAATAGGATAGTGCTTTGATATTAAGACCATTACAAATCTCGCCTTTGGGCCATAAACATCCTGAAAGCAGCTCGTTAATTTTTTTCCCCACATATCAACCTTATAAAATCTATCATAAAATACCTTGACGCCTTCAGTTATCAGTGCATTTGCAATATCTTCTGCGGTTTCTCTATCTTCACCAGCAAATGATACGGCAATATCATGTTCAAACTCATCTGCAGAAGCTTCAGATGCCCCGATTGTCGAAGGTAGAGTTTTCGATTCTTTATTCTCAATACTTTCTTCCACGATTGAAGATAATAGCTTTTCTAAATTATTTGAGTCGATTGTTCTGTTATAAACCTTCATTAAAACTTGAGTTATAGCATCATCGATAGGCTTATACAATGAACGAACATATTCTCTTCTTTCTTGGTATGTTTTTAATTCTGCCTTCCAATAGGAATAAAAATCCCAAAGAGATGAAAAAAAGTTTAAATCTGGAAATGAGACTCCTTTCTCTCGGAAACTTTTTAGTTGTTCTTTTATTGAAAAATATAATTTACGATATTCTTCTTCAGAATCATCAATATTTCCACGACCAGTAGAAACAGCAATCATGATCCCTTGTATCTTTGTGATTTCTTCCTTAAGTCTTTCTAATTTCTCTATCATTTACATCGTTCCTTCGTTTTTGAATATATGAGGGCACACAGCATATTAATTTTCCTCCTTGAAATGCGGGCAATTTCCGATAACTTACTTATATCCGAACTCAACTTTATATATCCTTCTATTATCCGAAACAGTTCATTTTTTCAGTAAGCCTTAATCAAAACAAGCATTATAACTATTTTCATATATTCTTATTTTTCATCCGACCCTGCTACCAAGTTTTGCCAAAGATTGTGCTGACCTGATCGAGGATTTAAAGATTTAAAGAGAGCTGTTTCTTTTTCTATGATTTTCGGCGCTTCCCAATGCAAGAAAAGCCTGCGGTCACTCTTTCCTGATCCACTTTACAAATTTCTTTATTTCATCGCAGCTTTTGATTTTTTCTAAGGTATGGTATTTGCTTTTAAGTGTATTGTTATCAAACAATTTGTGAACCTGTTTGTGGCATTTGGAGCATATTAAAATTGCCTCTGCCTTCTTTCCACCATATTTTTGCTTCGGAATAAGATGGTGCACTACTGGGTTGCCCACCGGGACTCTTCCTTCATTAGAGTAGAATACCCTTTCGCAAATAGCGCATTTTTTCATTCCATTTCTCTTTAAAGCTTCATACCACTCTGTTTCATCCCATATCTTATATGGAGTCCAGATATCCTTCCTTTTCATATCAAAAGCTTACTATAGTACGAAATTGTTTAAGCTTTTTGTTCTCACTCAAAAATTTTATACACTCGTTCCTATTTCAATGTGAAGAAAATGAACGAAGAAATGGATTCCGTGGTTGACGAAATTGTAAGGGCCGTTGGAAAGGAAGTTAGCGTAGAAGAAGTGAAGAAGAATTTAAAAAAATTTATTGAATATGGTGTTCCGGTTGACCAGGCAAAACGGGCGGTGATACAAAAATACGGGGGAAAAGGAGTTATACCGTCATCAAACAAAAAAAAATTGGGTGATGTCGAGCCGTACGACAAAAGGCTAAGTTTGCTTGGAAAAATAGCTGCCGTGGAGGAAAGGGAGGTTGAAGTTAAGGGGGAAAAAAGAAAAATATTTCGGGGGCTGGTGGGCGATGAGACCGCCGTACTGCCATTTACCGCCTGGAAAGATTTTGGGTTTGGTAAGGGCGATGTAGTAAAAATAAAAAATGCATCTGCGGGAGAGTGGGGCGGCCAGCCCAGATTGAATTTTTCTGAATGGACTGAAGTGGAAAAAACCGATGAAAGCATCGACTTGATAAAGAGAAAGGCACAGCGTTACAGCGTGATTGATTTAAAGCCCGGGCTTTCAAATGTCGAGGTGAAAGCAAAAATCCTTACAATGGAAGAGCGGGACGTGAGCGTTGAAGGAAAAAATAAGAAAGTTTATTCGGGCATAATGGGTGACGAGACGGGAAAGATAAGGTACACATCATGGGCGGACTTCGGCATAAAAGAAGGAGATGTTGTTGAAATAAGTGGAGCGTATACCAAGTCATGGAGAGGTGCCCCTCAGATTGTTTTCAATGAAAATGCAAAAGTCGAGAAGTTGGATGAAGCCCTGCTGGTGGAAAACATAGGGACAGAAAAAATTCCCATTCATAAAGTCGTGGAAGCCGGGGGGGGCGTGGACTTAAGCATTGAAGGGGTTGTCATAGAAATCCAGAAGGGCTCTGGAATAATTTACAGGTGCCCCAAATGCAACAGGGCGATAAGGGAGGGTGTATGTGTTATTGACGGAGAAGTAGATGGAATACTTGATTTAAGAATAAAAGCAGTAATAGATGATGGAACGGGAGCGGTGAACGCCATATTTGGCAGGGATGCAACCGAGAAGTTGATTGAAAAAAATCTCCAGGACTATGAAAAGATGACAGAGAAATCCGGGGAAGAAGCGGTGGAGAAAGACATGGAAGATTTACTTATAGCACATCCCGTCCATGTCACAGGCAATGCACTATCAGACGATTACGGAGTTACTGTCATTGTGCAGAATGCCGAGGTCATACACCCTGAAATCAAGGAAGAAGGAGAGGAACTATTGG is a genomic window containing:
- a CDS encoding TIR domain-containing protein, with translation MIEKLERLKEEITKIQGIMIAVSTGRGNIDDSEEEYRKLYFSIKEQLKSFREKGVSFPDLNFFSSLWDFYSYWKAELKTYQERREYVRSLYKPIDDAITQVLMKVYNRTIDSNNLEKLLSSIVEESIENKESKTLPSTIGASEASADEFEHDIAVSFAGEDRETAEDIANALITEGVKVFYDRFYKVDMWGKKLTSCFQDVYGPKARFVMVLISKHYPIKDWTDFEFSIARGEAKKRKTEFILPVRLDDTKILGIHEDVGYLDLKIEGIKGIVDAVIEKLPKRKELHVKITKGIFVTTLGVNFEDLVENKIISKDDWRNYPRTCDKLEADLKAKLDKLAIGEYHFTEPSARNGETLSVKFAHFWDTSWGLPDFTFTDYWDFLEFRPVEEIYPDSYKEIKSMFREVSFTKGRDNE